ACAAGTGTTAAGAAAAAAAATAcactattcaaaaaggggtaccGGCACAACTTGTAGCCCGTTtgccaactatctcgatgtaaattattattcttttataaaagtttataaatttataattacTACAACTAAAAAATAGATCGTGAGATATAGAAAAAAAGTTTTAATATTTTCTTTTAATTCAGTTATCAAGGTTTCTTTAACTTTTtctaaaacatttttttaatagAAACGTTTatatataacatttttttaaaagttaatatataatatgtgaTTATTTTCTAAGTTTTAAACTATATGATATATCATTCGTTATCAAAAAAAATTGTATTATTAAAGCTAATAATCTACATTAGTTAAACGACTAATAAGTATATATTAATATATGAATATTTATGCACCATTATATATATCCATATGACATGTCTTATAAAAACATATGATACACTTATATTtataattcttatatttttgcgTTTTCACATAATTTGTATTATACACTTTTTAATAATAATCTGGTTAGATTTTTTAGGTTCTAAGAAAACTGATTGAATCAAATATCACCTAATTGTAACTTCATCCAATGTCATACGTGTAGAACttaaacatcattatataaaagttttgtgttatttgCTTAATATGTATATGAAACATAATTCGTCAAATTATCATAAAATCATACTTCTATAGAATTTATTTACCATCCAACCCACATAATTGGTAAAATACTTTATAACATTATATTACATTGATCTCTAATTGATAATTAAATTAGGTTTCACAATACACCTTTCCACAAATATGGTTTAGCTTACTTTATTATATTAGTTAAAAACAAAAACGTTTATGGaaatactttaaaaaaaaataaaaaagtactCATGAAAAAATAAAAGTGTTTCTATTAAAGATTTTTTTAAAGTTAAAGAAATGTTAAAAAATCCATTTTTAATTTTACTATAATTTCTTCTTATAAGAATATTTTAAAATAGAAATTGCTTTTATCCTATAAAATAAGGAGTGAGaaaaagtagtttttttttttttcaaaaaaacacCTATTTTAGTAAATACTTTTCAAatcacccattttggtaaataagttttccACCAACACCCTTTTAGGAAAAAACTCGAACTTATTAAGAGTTAATAATTTGTTTTTATAGCGTTTGGGTTCGCTTATTTAAATTACTTTTGTGTGTTGAGAAGTTAAAAATGATAATTAGTATTTGTAAGGGGAGGTGGGGCGGTCCGTGATGAATCCCCCGTCACGCGTTAAACCACCACGAACACCGCCACCACTATATATATCACGCGTTAAATTTGAAACGCGTTGAAAAGTTGAAAAAATTCGAACGTTGCTTGTTTTTGACCGTTGAATAACGGTAATATTCaataaaaaaaacctttaaacccTTTATCTATTTATATCTCCATTTTAAACCATTTTACACACACCAATCTACATCTTTAAACCATTTTAAACCCATTTCACACAATCTACATCTTTATCAAATGGAGTtccctacggattcgacgtttccgatgaCATGGCATGAGTTGCGGaatgaagaaactcactttcggttgagatacaatttaatcgaactagtaggttctctaggtttggagtttcatgagtcggacgaggagtagtttttttttttacattgtaGTCTAAATtatttctagtatgttaaattgaagtagtatgttttaattttaatgaaatttataattttagtgttttattgttaatttctaatttaaaataaaaaattaaaaaaattttgagtgatgaaattctatcactagtgaccacccccactacatttctatcactagtgatagaatagaGGATGATGACATGGCATGAGTTGATTGGATATTgatagtgatagaattctatcactagtgaccacccccactcccctaagTTATGACTTGTCTATAATAATTAGTATTTGTGACTTAagacttatataagttaatatttttttttagaaGGAATCACAAACACCCCTTTAATTTCGTTGTACACCCTCACCTTACCTACAAGGGAGGAAAGGGTACCATAGGGTAAGTAACCTAGCCTCAACTTACCACCACTCGTCAACTTAAAAATAGTGACGATGCCTACTCTAGCcacaaactttttttttcttattttaggaaaaattacaggttttgtcctttatctttataccacttttctggcggtgtcctttttaacgaatgttgacaggcggtgtcctttactaggtattttgttgcaagtttagtcctttacacccagcCCAGTTAAAAAACCATGTTAtctgttgacaggcggtgtcctttattatgtattttgttgcaagtatagtcctttacctaggtattttgttacaagtttagtcctttacacccaacaattaacagggtttttaactgggttgggtgtaaaggactaaacttgcaacaaaatacctagtaaaggacaccgcctgtcaacattcgttaaaaaggacaccgcctgaaaagtggtataaagataaaggaaaaaacttgtaatttttacttttttatttatattcgcaaaattaaatattaattttaaGATTAAATAGCTTAAAACATTTcatatatttaaaatttaaaacattacataaacttaaaacataaaacttaaaaattttaaacttaaacaGAGGTCGCAAGAATGCGCGACGCCGCTACGTGGTTAAAGTCCTCATTGAAGCTGTGTTTGGCACATTCAAGAACATGACATGGAAACTAGAAATTTGGTAACGGATGAACGCGAATGTGAATATAAAGAAGGGAGAGAATTTGAATGGAGAGAATTTTGTGGTTTGGTTGTGTGGTATGGATGATTTTAAATAGAGAATGGAATAAAGTATTTGAgttgaatatatattttttttaaatgaccaAGCGGTCAAAACAAGTGCCAACGGTCAAAAATTCCTCGATTAACGCGAATGTCAAGCGGATTTAGGAGCTGGCCCAACCAACCCGCATTGGTGATGGCGGTGTGTTGGCCCGGGTTGCAACCCGTGGAAGGGTACCCGCAAGGTGTCACATCCTCCCTGATAAATTTACGATAATAACCATATGATCATACTCACCTATGTGGCTATGTTAGATCCTTAAGGTTAGAACATGTGTATTACATTGCTTAAattaataaaaattgatattatttttataaatttaaatatgTAAGATTATAAAAGacaaaattaaaaaatgaaaatcaCAACTCTTAGATACATAATTTagaaaaaaagaaacaaaataacagtgaataaaaattattataaaaatggtAAAATTTAAATAATGATAATATGCAAGGATGatgaaaataaaataagaaatgtATTAAACAAGGATAATAAAAGTTAAATAATGATAATATGTGatgaaaataaaataagaaatgtATTAAACAAGGATAAAATTGGATTTGACATCTTACACTTTTATTTATATTAAACAAGGATAAAATTGGATtttatatcttaaacttttatttatatttgaTTAATTATATTTTTTCTTATAAGATCAAGTTTCTCATAGGTAAAGTTGTTCTCCTCCCAACTAAATGACGAGAGTTCAAGTTTTGGTGGTGCTCCAAAGGAGCTAAATGATGGGAGTTTTGAGTCTTGATGGTGCCCCAAACAAGATAAATGTCGGAAGTTCGAGTTTATGTGGTGCCTTACAAGGACGAGCTAAATGTTGAAAGTTCAAAGTCTATGTGGTGCCCCAAAGGGGGTTTGTTGTTCaagaaaaacattaaaaaaatccaTATTATCTATAATCTTAAAGAAGAAAGTCGGTGGAATTTTCCACCGACCTCCTCCACTTTAGACATTTGCCCTTTTAaccttattttatttttatacttcCTTAACCTTTTAAAATCACAATTTTAATCTCTAAAATACTACTTTATGTTATAAGTATTTTCACCCCTAAACTAATAGTCTGTTTTAACTTTTAAACTTTGCATTTTTAACCCTTGCATTATTACTCCATTTTATGCAATTGGCTCTTTCGTTCctttactaaaaaaaatattttttgtgcAATTGGTTATTTCTTTCCTTTActaaaaaaactatttttatgtGCGTATTTTTGTATATGTGtcagtataaattcgagttggtatATGTTTTGAAGTAAACTTTTTTTGGAAAGTCCATTTTGTGTGTTTGCCCCTTTTGTTCCTTTACTTAAGAAAAGCTATTTTTTACTTGTGTATTTTTatatacgtgtcggtataaatttgagttggtATACGTTTCGAAGTACTTTTTTTAGAAAACAAGTtagataaaatataatatattttcgtGGTTATTTTGTGTATGTTTCTGGTTGTTTTGTGTTTCGCAATAAATTTAGTTCCGAATCGAGTGTGAtgaaatataatacgttttcatttgACGGTATAAATTTTAGTTACTCTACGTTTCAACCACGCCTCAACGTGCTACAAGTAAAATTTCAATCCTTGATGTGATTATGTCTTTTGATTACATGTGTCAGTTTTCCGTATATAAGTGTTTAATGCTTTTTTCGGTACATTTCCTATGTATGAATCGGTCACATATAGAAACGTTATGATTGTACATAAAAATTTGATTGCTTTAAGTAATCTTGATCCAATATCAGAATGCTATAGAGTTAACTTGGATACGTCAAAACatgcgttttcatatggttaacgcatcacataacgtttgaACTAATCTATTTGAGGTTTAAAATATACCCGCACCGCAACGCTCGCGATTCTAGTTACTTGTAATATTTTAAAATACACAGAGtagttttttttgaacggccaacagaatcaatgccgagcactctcggggcacccactggacaaacggagtactccgagagtaacccgagtccatcaccaattccggggaaaacccggtaacccacccgcccgtaggcacgacagtgaaattaccggtaaaacccgtttggctcaagaatccaacccaggtttccctaggtctcctatcattgcccaccagtgcatCACTCTGCACCAAGTAAGAATCGAACCTAAatctctcaagagaaatacaAGCCCCCACCACTTAATCTAGAGATCATTGATAAAAAAGAATACACAGAGTAGTAACAAAATTAATTTATATGAATCTTTTTTAGATACGGAGAATCTAAAAATATCCGTAACAACCATAATTGAATTTTGTAGGCAAGCggaaaataaaatatattacaataATCACAGAACAGAAAAAAAAAGAGCGAACAATCAGGTGCTTCTCATTAATGCCAAACCACCCCATGGGTCCCACCGTCCTCCGATAATCCCGTGAACCCCTCACACGTCAGCACGCGTCGTTTCGTACCGTACACAAAAAATCACACacaactccttcttcttcttcaagcaCACACAGTCACACACACAGTCACACAGACTCTCTCTTTACAACAATCAATCGCCATTAACGGTTTCTGAACCGAGGAAGATGACGGACATAACGGATGATATAGCAGAGGAGATTTCGTTTCAGAGCTACGACGATGATCTCGGCCTTCTGTTTAGTCTTTTTAACGATGTTCTTCAACGAGAAGTCGGTCCGTACATCATGGAGAAGATAGAGCGAACTCGTACTCTCTCTCAGGTAGTATATACTGTTATACGTATCTTACATGTTTAGAACTTCTGCGATTGTTGTTTTTGGTGAGGTTTTGATGTGATTTGAGAAGTTAGCAGATATGATATGAAGCGTAAGTTGATCGAGTGTTTTGATGTGTTGAGGTAAATCGATCTTAATCTGTGTGAGGATATGATGATTTTAGAGTTCGATTGATCGGATAAATGTGCTTAGAACTTTCTGCGATTGTTGTTCTCTGTAAGGTTTTCATGTGATTGAAGAAGTTAATTGATATGATGTGAAGCATGAACTGATCGAGTGTTTTGATGCGTTGATGTTTGTTCATCTGTAATCTGTCTGAGGATATGATGTTTTTTAAGTTTAATTGATTGGATGCATGCTGTTGTTTAATTAGAGAGTGAAATTTGACGGAATGATGTTTGTGGTTCATGTTTCGTTCAAACGATTTGTGTTTTCATGTGATTGGAGAAGTTAATTGATATGATATGAAGCATGAATTGATCAAGTGTTTCGATGCGTTGATGTTTATTGATCGGTAATCTGTGTGAGGATATGATGATTTTACAGTTCAATTGATCGGATGCATGCTGTTGGTTAATCGTAGAGTAATATTTGACGAAATGATAGTTTTGATTCATGTTCATTCAAACGATTTCTGTTTCATTGAGTATGTAatttgtttttactttttatgCTGATTTTTAATTTCTCTAGATTCCGGTGGTATCTAAATGACTAAACTTGATGTTGAGATCTGATTTAGGCTTTTAGGACATGAAACATGACGTTGGTAGGTGTACATTACAAGTAATGCTCATGCCTATGCTAACCTGTTAGTGTTAGCAACATATATGGAATGGTTGTTGTACATCTCTAGATGATTTAACCGATTTAGAACTCAGAATATGTTTTCTGTAGCAGATTTCCCTCTATTGATTGCGTGGATTAGTAGTCACTTGACACACTAATTCCACAAACTATAAAGTGTTTCATATTTATGTGGTCCTTAAAGGATTTTATTAAAAGTTATAAAGCAGTTGAATAGATCAACAGAAAGTTAAAAAGACTGAATGTGATCTCAGTGTATTGACTTAAAAAACTAAAGTGCTATACATCACTTTGTACTTAAAGTAAGAGGGAGTATAGAAGTCAAAGAATGCATGAATGATGAAATTCAGGTATGAACCTTTAACATGTCATTTTCATTGAAGAATATTATTCAAAAACAGGTAGTAAGTTACCCAAACATAGAACCAAGTACTTCCATTACACACATACATGACAAATTTGATTGTGTGATAATGTGTTGTTCGCAATTTGATCTAACGACTAACATTGAATACAGCTTATCCTCGTACTTATATATGTTCTAACTAGATTTGTGATATTGTGCTTCTGTTTTGCTGTTTGAGATATAAATAGTAATGATCATTACGTTGATTTGGATGGAAAATTGTGAACCAATTGTAGAGTGCATGTCTTATAAGAGCAGCTGGGATCGAGGGTACAGCAGAGGTTGTAGAAAAGCAATTGGCTTCTGAGTTATCAAACTTGACACTAGAGGAAGCCTTGATGCTCGCTAGAGCTTTTAGTCATTTTCTTAGCTTAATGGGCATTGCTGAAACTCATCACAGGTAAATTATCCTTCATTCAGTTACTAATACTGGCTGAAAAGGAATGGTTTATGAAATGACATAATATAATCTCTTGCAGATCTCGTAAGATAAGGAACGTGGCACAGGCCTCAAAATCATGTGACGATACTTTTAATCAGCTGATTCAAAGTGGGCTTTCTCCAGATGTGCTTTACGAAACTGTATGCAATCAGGTATGGTTTCTGGAGGTCTTACATTTTTTTAGatatttataatattaatataCATTATGTACAAACATATATATGATTTCTTTATAGGCGGTAGAGATAGTCCTCACTGCACATCCCACTCAGATTAACAGGCGGACTCTTCAATATAAACACATTAGAATTTCTGTAAGTTGTTTTGATTATTTGTTGAGATAAAGTTTTGGTTAAATTAGTGATAAAGTAATATGACTTTTATGTGTCGATTTTTGCAGCATCTATTAGAAGTTAATGACCGCAAGGATCTTACACAGGAAGATCAAGATGCTCTGATAGAAGATCTGGTGCTCTTGAAAATTATGTTGAATAGAAGCAAAAACTACTAAACAATTTTGTGAATAATTTTAAATATTAATCTTACAGGTGAGAGAGATAACTTCTATATGGCAGACTGATGAACTTAGACGCCACAAGCCTACACCTCTAGACGAAGCTAGAGCGGGTAAACTCTTTTTGGAGATACATATAGTTAAATAATTTATATTCATATTTggatatttttaaatataacgAAATTACTGATTTCATTATATAAAACCAGGgttgaactatgttgagcagtcCCTTTGGAAAGCCATACCCCATTACTTGCGCCGTCTCAGCAATGCTTTAAAGAAGGTATATTTTCCTGacttttatttatattaatatttttatatatttgttATTTTTTCAGCATACTGGGAGGCCACTTCCTTTGACATGCACACCAATAAGATTTGGATCTTGGATGGGGGGTGATCGAGATGGAAATCCTAACGTCACTGCAAAGGTGAGGTTTTGGATTCTTTTTTCTAAACGTAAGCCTTGTTTCAATTCTATAAGTGAATGAAATTAGTTTCAGTAATAATATCATTTATTCAAGGAAAaatggatttaaataatcccaattAGGCGACAACAGTCTCAACTAACGAAACGTTTTATCACAGTCCCAACTTTTAACCTATTTTCTCCCAACGAGCTTTTTCTAACAAggtctaacccagttagtttttgctGACGTGGACTGCCACATAAGCAGTCCACGCCCACGCCATCAAAACTTTGCCACATATGCTGTCCACGTCatcaaaactttgactttttgtCTCATAAGGAGTCCACGTCATCAAAACTGACTTTTTTGCCACATAAACAATCTATGTCAGCAAAAAACTAACGGGGTTAAACCTCAATTAGAAAAAGCTCGTTGGGAGATAATAGGTTAAAAGTTGGGACTATCACAAAAGATTTCGTTAGTTGGGATCGTTGCCGGCCAATCGGtaatagttgggattatttaaatccagtATTGCTTTATTCAAGAAATGACTTGTATTTTCAATTGCAGGTTACAAGAGATGTATCTCTTCTATCAAGGTGGATGGCGATTGATCTTTATACACGGGAAGTTGACAACCTCAGATTCGAACTCTCTATGAACCACTGTAGCAATAGCCTGTCATATCTGGCAcatgatattactaataaaggttTTGTTTATTTTTCTCTTGTTAGTTCATTGTAGACGCATCAGGTGCCCGTTAGCTTATTAAACTACGTTTATGCATGTACTTTTTAGAAAAGTATGAAGGAGAACGGCACATGAGGTTGAACCCTACACCAAAGCACCAAAGCCATCATGTGCATGGCCTACCTACACAACTTCCAGCTCAAGCTGATGCACCCTCTTGTACAGGTTAAAAAAACCACCACCTCATCACTGATTTTGCCCGCATGATAAACACAACATGAAGATCATTTGGATGAATCTGACGCTATAAATTAATATATAGTTATACTAGGTTATAAATTAAGAAACTGATACTTTTTTATTGCTTCCATAGAATGCAATGAAGTGGAATCTCATTATCCCCGCCTAGATGTTCCTGGGTCAGAGTACAAACCCCTGAAAAGCAAGGTAAAGAGATTATAAACCCATaggttttttttatttgacccgtttaatcTATTTGAGATAAAACACAAATGAATTTTATTCTACATATTTCCAGGATGAGCAGGTTACTTCATCAAGCAAAGTTGATCTGAAAGTAAACGTAGACGGGAACCAGACTAATACAGTCACCATTCAACAACCCCTTACGCCAAAATCTGGATCTTTCAGCCCCAATCAGCTCGGTCAGAAGAAATCATTCGCTGAAACACAATTCGGTAAAGTCAGCTTCAGGAAACTTCTTGAACCAAGCATGCCTCAGGAATCTGCCATTTCTCCTTACAGAATTGTCCTTGGGGACGTAAAGGATAAGGTAATCTTAAGTGCTACATGTATGATCAAAGACACTAACTGAATTATTATAAAATCAAGAATTAGCCATTGGATTTCCCTATATATAAGGAAAGGATATATGCATAAATTTAGATATTCCAGGAGGCAGCCTCTATTGCTAATTTGCTACTTTCTCTTGTAATTTTcatatagagtaaaatgccattttcatccctgaggtcTGGTCagtttgcgactttcgtccaaaggtttgtttttccgcatctggatccaaaaggtttgaaatcttgccattttcatctggctcgttaactccatccatttttctccgtaaAGTCAGCGGTACTTCCGTCTTTTTTTGTTAACGTaaaggcaattcggtcttttgaatAGGGCAATGTACAAGATTTTAAAAGACCGAACTGCCTTTACGTTAACAAAAAAAGGCCTAATTGCCTTTACGTTAATaaaaaaagaccgaaatacccttgatttaacggagaaaaaatgagtggagttaacgagccggatgaaaatggaaaGATTtcaaccttttggatccagatgcggaaaaacaaacctttggacgaaaattgcaaaactggccaaaccttagggatgaaaatggcattttactctttcatatatatatatatatatatatatatatattatagattatataacACAAACTTTTTCATTTGATTGCAGCTAATGAACACTCGTAGACGGTTAGAGCAGCTTCTAGAAGGCCTTCCTTGTGATCAGGAACCTGGTGATTACTATGACTCACCTGACCAGCTATTGCAACCACTCATGCTGTGCTATGAATCTTTGGTATTATACACGACACATAACCATTGATAATTTCATCAGCTTTTTTTGGTAGACTTATACAGTTATACATATTCTTAACTGTCACAGCAATCATGCGGCTCGGGAATTCTAGCAGATGGACGACTTGCTGATCTGATAAGAAGAGTTTCTGTTTTTGGGATGGTACTGATGAAGCTTGACCTCCGTCAGGTTCGTTCTGTTTCATATTTAACATGAAGAAACCATCACATTGATTCCAATATAATACATGTGAAGTTATTGTCATGCAACAGGAATCAGGTAGACATTCAGATACTCTTGATGCGATTACCGAATATCTTGATATGGGAACATACAGTGAATGGGATGAAAACAAGAGGCTGCAGTTTTTAACAAGAGAGCTGAAAGGAAAGAGGCCTCTGGTCCCACCAACTATAAAGGTAACAAAGACTATACTGTTTGTTCTTCTCTAAGGCTAGAGGGTGTGGGATAACCCCTTGGGGCTTTATAAGCGCCACCTCAGCGCCACGTAGGCGCCATGTCAGCCAAGTGGGCTTTATAACCCCCCCTTTAACATGGAGGGTGTGGTGATAACCCTAGGGGCgctatagaaaaaaaaaataaaaaat
This genomic stretch from Helianthus annuus cultivar XRQ/B chromosome 8, HanXRQr2.0-SUNRISE, whole genome shotgun sequence harbors:
- the LOC110872125 gene encoding phosphoenolpyruvate carboxylase 4 encodes the protein MTDITDDIAEEISFQSYDDDLGLLFSLFNDVLQREVGPYIMEKIERTRTLSQSACLIRAAGIEGTAEVVEKQLASELSNLTLEEALMLARAFSHFLSLMGIAETHHRSRKIRNVAQASKSCDDTFNQLIQSGLSPDVLYETVCNQAVEIVLTAHPTQINRRTLQYKHIRISHLLEVNDRKDLTQEDQDALIEDLVREITSIWQTDELRRHKPTPLDEARAGLNYVEQSLWKAIPHYLRRLSNALKKHTGRPLPLTCTPIRFGSWMGGDRDGNPNVTAKVTRDVSLLSRWMAIDLYTREVDNLRFELSMNHCSNSLSYLAHDITNKEKYEGERHMRLNPTPKHQSHHVHGLPTQLPAQADAPSCTECNEVESHYPRLDVPGSEYKPLKSKDEQVTSSSKVDLKVNVDGNQTNTVTIQQPLTPKSGSFSPNQLGQKKSFAETQFGKVSFRKLLEPSMPQESAISPYRIVLGDVKDKLMNTRRRLEQLLEGLPCDQEPGDYYDSPDQLLQPLMLCYESLQSCGSGILADGRLADLIRRVSVFGMVLMKLDLRQESGRHSDTLDAITEYLDMGTYSEWDENKRLQFLTRELKGKRPLVPPTIKVSPEVKEVLDTFRVSAELGSDSLGAYVISMASSASDVLAVELLQKDARLAVAGEQGKPCRGGSLRVVPLFETVKDLRSAGAVIRELLSIDWYKNHIIKNHNGHQEVMVGYSDSGKDAGRFAAAWELYKAQEDVVAACKEYGIKITLFHGRGGSIGRGGGPTHLAIQSQPPGSVMGTLRSTEQGEMVQAKFGSPGVAVRQLEIYTTAVLLATLRPPKPPRDENWRNLMEEISNLSCQSYRSTVYDNPEFITYFQEATPQAELGHLNIGSRPTRRKSSVGIGDLRAIPWIFAWTQTRFVLPAWLGVGAGLKGVCDKGQVKELKAAYKEWPFFQSTIDLIEMVLGKADSSIVKHYDQALVHESRRGLGDDLRKELLSTEKYVLAVTGHDKLSENNIILRKLIESRLPYLNPLNMLQIEILKRLRSDTENHKLRDALLITINGIAAGMRNTG